GCGGAGCATATTCAGTATCCTAAAATAGATAGAGATAAGTTAACAAAATCGTTAACAGAGACCCTTGCAGAAGCAACAAAATTGGGAATACAATTACGCCTTCCTCGAATGCCCATTTCTTCTATTATTGACTACTATACAACGGGAATTGATTTGAATGATTTTGAATGCAGAAACGCATGGAACACATTATTTATAGGACGAACAGGTGATGTGTATCCTTGCTGGATACGAAAAATTGGGAATATTAAAAATGCATCGCTAAAAGAATTATGGAACAATCCGATTATGCGTCAATTCCGACAGGCATGTAAAAATCATCTTTGGGCGACCTGCCCGGGTTGTTGTTTTATTGAACATAAAACGAACAAAAAGCCTATTAATCCATTGGCGTCTTTTTAAGAAAGGTATCTACTTTTTCTTTAAGATGTATACAGGACCCACATCAGGATTTAATCGTTCTTTGGGAGGATAATCCTCTTCATCGGTTTCAGTTACAGAAAGATAAAGTGTTTTACCGAACATAGGAAGGTTAAAACGGTAGATACCTTTGCGTATTTTGGCTGTGTCATTTATCAAATTAATTGTAAAGAAAATCTGATTGGGAAATTTCTCAATATATGTTACATACGACCCCTGGAGATTTATACTGATAGCACCTACATTTTGTGATATTTTCAAAGAACCATTGTTAAATTCAAATGTAACGAGAGTATTTTCTATCTCTTTACCATTTTCCCATTGGGCCCCTTCCCAAACACCATTCAAGCGACTATCCGGATTACAACCGGAAAGATACATAAGTCCGAAAATCAATACAGTTAAGAAGAAAATTTTTTTCATAACTTAACCCTTTCTGTTTATTAAATGTAGATATGTTTTATTATACAAAATATTATTTTAGTTGTTACATTTTTATTTAAAAGAACAAAAAGGCATTTTCATAAAATCATTATATTATATATCTCCCATTTAAAAAAACAGAGGAAAATCCCTACGGATTTTCCTCTGTTTTTCTTATGAATAGTGAGTATAGTTTAGTTCGTAGGTATAACTACATAATATTCAGAGCCTTTTTCGTTTTTCAATTTTAGCAGGACACTATCTTTGCCCTTATTTTCCTTTAATGCATTCTCAAATTCATTTACATTTTTCACAGGGATGCGATTAACCTCTTTAATGAGTGTGCCTTCTTTAACACCGCGTAATTGTGCCGGGGAACCCGGTTCTACTTCAGTTACTAATACACCTTCTCCTTCTTCGTAACCAAATTGTTTTGCAAGGTCAGCGGTCAGGTTCTGAACAGAAATTCCTAATTCAACTTTTTTTCCTTCTTCCGTTGTTACGGTTACACTGCCTTCATTCGGTTTTTTCCCTACATCAACTTGAATTTCCTTTCTTTCTCCGTTTCGAATAAGAACTAATTTAGCACGGGAACCTGGTTTTGTTGATGCGACACGATTCCGTAATGATGGGGCATCTGTTACGGGGAAACCGTTAAATTCGATAATAACATCATCTTTAAGAATACCTGCTTTTTCTGCGGGAGAATCTTTTTGCACTTCGGTTACAAGAGCGCCTTGTGTCTCTTTGATACCAAGCCATTCGCCTAATTTCGGGTCGAGATTTTGTATTCCGACACCCAAAAATCCGCGTTCTACGCCACCTGTATCCCGCAATTGGTTAACTACATACTTCACCATATTTATAGGGATAGCAAAACCAACACCCATGTAACCCGGTGACATACGGTTTGTAGAGAATATGGCTGTATTCATGCCAATGACTTCGCCCTCCAAATTAATTAAAGGTCCACCCGAGTTACCGGGATTAATTGCTGCGTCCGTTTGAATAAAATCAGCATAGTCCACAATATTCAAATCTCCTCTTCCTTTGGCACTGATAATACCTGCTGTTACAGTATGTTCTAATCCAAAGGGATTGCCTATGGCTACGACCCATTCGCCTACTTTAATATTATCAGAATTTCCTAAAGGTAATGGCTTTAACCCGTTAGTGTCAATTTTAATTAAGGCGACATCGGTTTCTGGGTCAGAACCTATCTTTTTAGCAGTAAACTCTTTACCATTACTTAATTTAACATTTACTTTATCTGCTTTTTCGACAACATGATTATTGGTGACAATGTATCCATCTTCGGAAATGATAAAACCCGAGCCTGCACCAATAGGAACATTTCGTTTCTTTTCCGTATCAGGTTTTTGAGGTTGTCTTCTCTTCGGTTGTTGCCACATATCTTCATCATCGAAGAAACGGAAAAAGAAATCGAATGGGGAGTCGAAAGGTGATTGAAATGGACTCATAGCAGAGACTTCCTTCTCAATAGAAATAGAAACTACACCATCGGAAGTTTTTTCTGCGATCTGAGCAAATGCTTCACCTAAACTCTTTGCCGCTTCTATTCCTGAAGCAGTATTACTCTGAGCAGATGCTTTAGGAAGTTTAAGAAAACTTTCTTGGTCAGAGTAAGTTTCTCCATAATAATAGCCAAATATAAATGCGGTACATATCATTATTGAGGTTAAAAAGACCATTTTACGCGATTTAGTAAACATATTCCATTCTCCTTTTTTACTTGTTGGAATTTTGAAATCATTTACTAAAACGCAGGAGAATAAAATAGAGTTAACTAAAAAATTTTAATGATTTTCAGTTATCCGTAAATAATGCCTAATGGTGGATACTCCTTCCATCTCCCTCGGGTAAAGTCTGGGAAGTCTTGAGGTGCTCCACGCTGGGCTACAGACCGTTCACTTAATTCTGAAACCGCACTCCATGATGCCGCATCATAAACATTCAAATCTGTGGGTAATCCCTTCCTTAAACACTCAATTAAACGGTAATCCTCAATAAAATCCATACCACCATGCCCAGCACCTTTTGCAGAATCCTGCATGGCTTTCCATAAAGGATGTTCCCATTGATCTGCATATTTTTCTAATGGTTCAAATTCCTCTTTTCCCGAGAGGCCTTCAATAAAAATACGCGGTGGATAATCCATAATGATACCTTTTGTCCCCTGCACCATATTAATCCGACTATAAGGACGCGGTAAATTTGTATCATGCACAATAT
This is a stretch of genomic DNA from Candidatus Hydrogenedens sp.. It encodes these proteins:
- a CDS encoding Do family serine endopeptidase translates to MFTKSRKMVFLTSIMICTAFIFGYYYGETYSDQESFLKLPKASAQSNTASGIEAAKSLGEAFAQIAEKTSDGVVSISIEKEVSAMSPFQSPFDSPFDFFFRFFDDEDMWQQPKRRQPQKPDTEKKRNVPIGAGSGFIISEDGYIVTNNHVVEKADKVNVKLSNGKEFTAKKIGSDPETDVALIKIDTNGLKPLPLGNSDNIKVGEWVVAIGNPFGLEHTVTAGIISAKGRGDLNIVDYADFIQTDAAINPGNSGGPLINLEGEVIGMNTAIFSTNRMSPGYMGVGFAIPINMVKYVVNQLRDTGGVERGFLGVGIQNLDPKLGEWLGIKETQGALVTEVQKDSPAEKAGILKDDVIIEFNGFPVTDAPSLRNRVASTKPGSRAKLVLIRNGERKEIQVDVGKKPNEGSVTVTTEEGKKVELGISVQNLTADLAKQFGYEEGEGVLVTEVEPGSPAQLRGVKEGTLIKEVNRIPVKNVNEFENALKENKGKDSVLLKLKNEKGSEYYVVIPTN